In the genome of Brachypodium distachyon strain Bd21 chromosome 3, Brachypodium_distachyon_v3.0, whole genome shotgun sequence, the window ACCCCGACCCTCCTTGTCATTGACTGGGTCTAGTTATCCAGTAGGTGACAAAAGTTGgctataaaaagaaaagaataatcTGGAATTTCAGAAAGCAGTTAAATGGCTGTTTAACCTAgaaaattcataactaatCCATCCgaactcagaaaaatatgagctTGCTATATAAATGCTCACAAGAAGGTAATCTAGCTGTTGGTATCATTTTTCATTCATGTTAAATGAATGTTTAACCATAGGTTTAAATACAAGTGTAATTGACTTTTTAAATTCAAACGGAGCGTATTAGAAATGCTCTATATCGGGCATTCGGACTCCGATTACTTGAATCCAGTTGCACTGGTCTTCTTTTCGAATGTATAATGCCATGTCATGCATTTCATGTCCAATGCCATGTCATGCATTTCATGTCATGAACATGCTAGTGTTTCGGCAGTAGTAGTTTAGCATGAACCTAATACCATGTTACCTTCCACATCCCAACATGACTAGAATTGCTTGTTGTAGTTTAGCAAGCCTTTATTTTATGTGCTATACATGCTTAGCCATGCTTAGACTTGTCGAGTCTGATACATCAATTGGATTGATGAATCTAGTTATGTAGTGGATAACCTTGGCTAGGATGGGTAACAGGGCAATTAGAAGGCAGAGGCCCTTAAAACATGATCAGTTAAAGGCTTAGGTGAGAGGCCACGTTGGAGAGCGTGGTGGGTTGTCTCATCTTTGCCGTTTAAGGACCGGTTTCTGGTTACACTGATCCAAGACGAGCATACTACCACACATCGGGTTATGGGGCCCGCATCGACCTAGCGTGTCTAGACTTTTGGTCCATGAGCTACATTTAGTTCGAGCTTTCTTGATGAGAGTAAAAGATAAAGGTAGTGAGTAAGGGTGGCCGTGCAAGGCTTCTCCGGGAGAATGGTTTCTTGCCCCGCacacaacttttgggaccATGTCCGAGGGACTGTCAGACTCGTGATCATGGAACGGCCCTTTACGGTGGCTCATGGATTAGGTCGAAGCATTGCAATAGTCGTGGATAACCTCCTTCTGCCGGCACACTCGTTGTGTGTGCTGCATGATCAGGCATTGGCAGACGGTTGGCGTGTGTGGGTAAAGTTGTACACCCCTACAGGGTTCAATCTATTCGAATAGCCGCGTCctcggttatggacgacttggagATCTATACTTGAATCAGGTAACTTGAACAAAGTCTAAAATTGGATAACAACATGGTGTCGCTACGAATGGCTTCCTCGTGGTTGGAACGAGGGGGTGTTCGTGGCATTGTTTGGGTGGTGTCAGTTAAGATAGAGAGTACTCAAAGTTCGCTCTCTTGTCCTCTTTCAAAACTACTCAGTAGTCGCTTTCAACTTACTAGTCTATCTTGAAAGGGTCAAAACTAGCTTTCTGCTTCAACTAGTCCACCTAAAGCTATTGTTGATACCTGTTTCGTCTATTACTATGTTGATGTAAATCTTGCGGAGTACTTTTGTACTCATCTTGCTTTATTATAAATGATCTGGGTTCAGCGAAGGGCATCCTTCGGATGTTTCCTCCTGGATATCAACGACGCCTAGCTTGGAAGTCCCAGCAGTGGTCTGGGAAGGGTGTGATCGCCATCCGCTTAACCTCAAGCCTTCTTAAGGCCTTTGTTAAGTTTGTACCTGTCAAAGGTACCTATATCGTTTCCGTTGTGTGAGTTGCAACTTGGTCGTAAAACCCTCGATGTAATAAGTTGTTAAATTTGCTCTATTAAGAGTTGTTTGGTATATTACAGTTTCTGTCGTAGTTACTGTTGTGATCCCTGTTGTTTGCGACATACGTCGTGCGTGCTGCGTGTATGATTATAACACGTGCTGTGTATGTAGGGTTCAGAGTCTAGTTCATGGTAAGTTAAGTTGTGACATGATGATGTGCAAGCGAGTCCACCTGTCTAGGGGTTGGGAGCTATATCACTCCGCACGATCGTCCTTCGATTGTGATCGCTTTGAGTTGATGCTCTGCTTGACTTGTGGAAGAGGGAGCTATATCACCCCCGCACAGTTTACAACTGTGATCGCTTTGGGTTGACGCTCCGGGCTCTTCAGGACCATATCACTCCGCACAGTTTTCGCACTGTGATCGTTTTGGGTTGAAGTCCTGGCTTGTCCAATCACTTCTTAATCTTTGTATGTGTCAAATTCCAGGTCCGATAGGTTGGTCGTTGAGCCACCGCAAGACCCCCTCAGAGTTGCTGCCATCATTGTTGTCGATGTTGGACGACGGTAGCAGGATCCCAGCAGGGACGGCGGGCTTCTTCAGGAGATGTGTGAGGAGGTCGAACATCCTGGGCTCGACCTCCTCGGAGCTCCTGTAGATTGTGAGATGGCAGGCGTCGAGCACCCGCCACGTGCGTTCCATGTCGGACACGCCCGACGCGTCCTCGCTTAAGGTGCCGACAATCCACCAGGCCTCGTGACGGTGATAAGCGGCGGCAGACGAAGAAGCGGGCGTCATCCAACTGGGTGGGACGGTGAAGTCCTCCGGCGCCGTGCGCGGAGGGTGCTCGCCGGTGGTGTTCACCCGGACGATCCAGAACACAGCGCATGGGACCTACACCCAAACAAATAGATAGAGACAGTGTCAATCGGGTCACAACGATTAAAAAACACTAGTTAAAAACTAGCACAATCTCCGGGCATCGTTCTATACTAGAAAATTCACTACATGTTTAAGTCGAAGATAATTTtttatagttttttttcctaaacTTATCGCTTCCTTCACAATTGTCGTATACTTTTCGTTCGTCAACTATTGAAACCGGACACCAATGGTCCATCAACTCGTCTTAAGCAGTTTTGGCGCCATCGTGATCTGATTTTTTTCCCTGACTTGTCACGTTAGCATGGAAGTTGGACTTCGGTTGACTATCCGGTTGAACCCAAACCCCGAATAGCTGAGGCGAAAACAAATGAACTTAggctaaaaaaacagaaggtGTCGAAGACACACTGTCACATATTTCTCCTGCCGGCGTGGGTCTAACTCGAGACTTTCCTTGGTTTTTTAGGCGAAAACAAATGAACTCGAGgctaaaaagaaaatctagGACACACTAGAAATTGATGAAGACGGATGTGGGCGGCTGGGCGCTTACGTTGTGGTGGTGTGCGATGGGCGGGAGCCAGTGGTGGCAGAAGTCGTTGATAACCCAGTCCGGCTTCCTCTCGCAGCCGGCGAGGAACGCGGCGAACGGGGCCGCGAGGCCGTCGAAGGCCTTCTTGAGGAGCCCGTCGTCGCCGTTCCCGGGGACGACGTCGGCCGTGGACTCGGCGCCCTCCGGCAGCACCTCCAcgcgcggcagcggcagcggcacgaaGCGGAGGCGAGGGGACGGCGGGAGCCTGGCGAGGTTCCCGGGcgtggagacgaaggagaCCGCGTggccccgcgccgccagccGCTCCGCCAGCTCGAGGAAGGGGATCATGTGCCCGACCGCCAGCCACGGGaacaccaccacctccaggaCTGCTTCCATTTCTGCCATCGATGCTAACACGGGTTGAAAAAATCGAGCGGATCAGCGGCAGGCAATATGGCCGATGAATATAGCTTTGTCAGCCTGCACTCTGCGTCAATGGCGTTTGGTGTGGCCTGGACGTACGGCCTGCTTGCCAGCTCAAGTAAGTATAATTTGAGGTGCGTGGCACGCGTGTCCCTCGACCACCGCTCTACCATTGTTGTACACTTGTACTGCAGTGGCTATAGCTTCGAAATGGCAATCTCCTTCCTTCTTTAGTAGTTCTTCGAAAGATATgcctcaattttgactaaatttgaatgcatatatacactgaatcatgttcagatacatccaaattttgacaaacaacttgagacatcttttgttagacggaggaagtagtaaaATACGGAGTAATTCTCACAAGTTCATCTTGCTGCAAAGACAGGCAAGGAAGAAACTGTCCAAGCACAGACAAGGCTAGCTGAACTTTACACAAGGCATAACAGAGTCTTACTGACAAAGCAGCGAAACTAAACATGTACAAACACCAAACACATCCTATATATACGCATGAAAGAAAATCCAGTGTGACCCATTATTCATCCGAGAGGGCTACTGCTTCAGCATATACTGCCATAGCTTTTTACAACGTACACCAGATTACACGAGCTAATGTACCACCGGGATCAACATCTGAGGCCATACTTGGGGGAGTTGGGAACGAATAGATCTTCACTAAGCGGGTCAGGTCTGAGCTCCATCAGCATCTTGGAAGGGGTTATTGATCTCCTCTGTTCCCTCGGTTGGCGATACCAGCATCACCGCTGTGCCCCTGCAGACCTGCAATTAACAGTCGTTAGAGCATGTCTTGGTTGTTATTCTGTTACAAGTACGCTTAATAAGAACATTCTGCGGACATATAACGCTTGAAATGCAACTAGGCATACTTCAAGACCTTTCAAGACCCTGAAACAGAATCATGGAGGACCACTAGTGCTAAGCTTTTGCCTTTGAAGGTGAATCAAAATGAGTGTCATATTAATTTAGAAGGCATCGATTGCTATTGGAACGAAACTACAATCACTGAGCCACACTAATAATACAGGAGGGATAGTATTGATGTCAATACAATAAAGTAGCTTACAATGAGACCAAGCTGTCTTGTTTTCGCCGATAGTTTCAATGGATCATCTTGCTCTACAAAATGAGATGAGAAGCATGAAGCGTGATCACGAAATTTTGcccaaaaaaaagacagatATGGTCAATACTTCCTATGTTAACAAGTGCACCACATTAGATATTTTCAAATGTTGATAAACACAGATAGTACTTCCAGCCACCTCATTTGTTCGGTTGCCATAGGAATAAGCCTTTTGTACGGTCTAACATTACATTGGTATAATAACAAAAGGCAGGAACAATGGTAATCTCTTGAATCTGAACTCCAAATACATAGCCATTTATATTTTTGGGCAGGAGATGGGATCAATAAATAAACTACGCAACGTGTCGAGCAGTACCTCTTTCAAACTCAATCACTTCATCAAGCACCAAGTTCAGAAGCTGATCATAGCCCTTCAAAGTTCCTGTAACTGCAGGTGCGCAAAAGGTAATGTCACGACATGCAATGTGCTGCACAAACTACTCTATGATAAGAGGCTGGTTTTTACCCTTTGGGAAACTGGAACCACTATATAGCATGCGCACTGGATTAACAAACTAATATGATACGCAGCAGGTTATTTGATTGTTTTACTATTGCCAGTGCAGAATACGATACCCTGGTAACGATGTCAACTTTGATGTTGACTAAGCAGTGTGTTTCCCCTTTAAGTTGGAGTCCCAACCAAGATAAAAACTAATCCTCACATATGCATCTATTTCATCAATAAGATATTCATGCCACTAGTACCAAATCCCGACAACTACTGCAACTAGAACCAAGCCATGTTGAACGTATAATACCCCACCCAACCCACCACCATCCCGATCATTTTCATCGACCATTATGCGTAAGCAGGTTAGGATCCATTTGTTCCCACTTCCCCTGTAAAGCTCCCAGAGGAGAACACAAGTTGAGGCTGCAAAAGGCACTAGGcagagcaacaacaacagcatgTAGGCAACTGCATCCCAAGTCCTCAACCAGTCCTCCCGACCGGCCTCGACAAGCTGGCGCACGCAGTGAATCTCGCCCAAACTGGTTTTGAAGCTGGAGATGtaacatttgtttttttgctttttttggggaaaaaaaGGTTGGCTGTAGCAATCAATAATTTTTAGCTCTACTCATCAAAGTTCTGTGCGCATCTAGTGATCTGAACTACAATTTCCCATAGCCAATGAACAGATAAATACTACTCCAGCAATGAACAAtttgggggaggaggggattGTTTTGGATTGGACGCCGCGGACGGGAATCGGGCGACGACGAACGGGGCTGCTGTGTGCTGACCTTGCCTGCCGCCGGTGAGCTTGACCTGGACGCCCTTGTCGACGAACTTGGCCAGGTCCAGCACCGTCTCCTTGCGCCCCGACTGCAACAACTCGCTCGAATCAGATCAACCGAACCCACCCAACCCAATCAATCTTCCAGCAGGCAAGGcgcgaggagaggaggggagcCTTACCATCCGGAGCCGGCGAGCTCAATCGCTCCGACCTGATCACCAAAGGGGAGGGAGAGGCGACGGCGACTGCGAGGCTCACCGGCCGCCGATGACCAAAGCGCTGCTGCCCACTCCTCTTTTCTTTCCCCTTTACCTTCGTCCGAGTGTTTCGTTTTCgagtaaattaaaaaaaacacaccaTGTTATAGACTGGGTTTGGCGTTGGTACCGGTTTACGTTGCAAAAACCATCAGATTAGCATAACCTTTCGTTCACTAGCGTACAAGCCCGTTTCTGACAGATATGGTCCACTGTCAGGACAGCGTGTCTTGCCTGCTCGGGCTGTCATCGTAGCACATACACGACATGAACTTGTCAGGACAGCGTGTCTTGCCTGCTCGGGCTGTCAGCGTGGCACATACACGGCATGAATTGGGGGCCGTCTCGCCCTCGCCAGCCTGCCCGAGCAGGTCGTCAACCGCGTCGAGGTGGTCCAGCTCGACGAGTCCTCTGCATCTGGCGCATCACAGACGACGCCGACACCGATGTCGACGCTGCCGCCAACTCCGGCTCCGTCCGCCACAAACGAGGGTGGCTCGAGCACAGGACGCCCCGCAAACAGAAACACGCCGCCCGCCGTAATCTCTGCCCCCGCCCCCGTTGCGCCGCGCCCCTGCTTGTTGTGCGCTTCCGCTCGCCCCCCAGCTCGCCACGTGCCTctgctcgccgctgctgccccgCGCGCTCGTCGCGCGCCGATGCTCCGGCGCGCCTCCGCTCGCCCCCCCTactcgcgccgctgctcgccgtGTGGCCCTCCGGTGGCCATGGCCGGCTAGAGCCCATCGGccttagctttttttttaacgggCCTCAGCTTTTAGATTGGAACAGAGAGAGATGTGCCACGGTGGACCGCCACGTTGTCCTGGCAGGTGGACCTGCCTTGTCAGAAACGGGTTTAGATGCTAGCGATCGATGGGTTAATCTAATCCGGTGATTTTTTGCAACTAAAATAATAATTGGTACCGATGTGAAATCCTAACCactaatgtggtggttttttttaatttactctttgttttattttgcgGGAGCTGGGCCTATTAACTGGgccgtgggccggcaacgtaCTGAGCCGTGGGTCGGGAGCGTGAGGCCTTCACCTCCCTTCCAGTGGTAGTGGCAGTACCCGTTCCTTCTAAAGGAAGCTTGTACTCCATCCACATATATACACTCCTCACTCCTCAGTACCTCAGTCCTCAGTTCCTCACTCTCTCGCTCAATCGCCCAGCTACGAGCGGCGCCGGGGGGGAATCCATCTCCGCGGATCAATGTGAGTTCGTAATCAGTCGATTCTTATTTCCCGATCCATctcctcgatcgatcgatgctgCTCCTCGAATCCTCGATCGATCTATGCTCCATCGGGCTTCGGGcgttctctttttcttttcttttttgctttggtCATCACCATCG includes:
- the LOC100830946 gene encoding putative UDP-rhamnose:rhamnosyltransferase 1 — encoded protein: MAEMEAVLEVVVFPWLAVGHMIPFLELAERLAARGHAVSFVSTPGNLARLPPSPRLRFVPLPLPRVEVLPEGAESTADVVPGNGDDGLLKKAFDGLAAPFAAFLAGCERKPDWVINDFCHHWLPPIAHHHNVPCAVFWIVRVNTTGEHPPRTAPEDFTVPPSWMTPASSSAAAYHRHEAWWIVGTLSEDASGVSDMERTWRVLDACHLTIYRSSEEVEPRMFDLLTHLLKKPAVPAGILLPSSNIDNNDGSNSEGVLRWLNDQPIKSVIYVALGSEAPLTGKDIHELALGLELAGVRFLWALRKPSGMFSSTDEQLLPTGFEERTRSQGLVCTGWVPQVRALAHDATGAFLTHCGWGSTAESLAFGHPLVMLPFVVDQPLIGRMMAAKGIGVEVARDGDNGGSFDRDGVAVAVRRVMVEDEGKVFASNAKLQELLTDQGRQERYMDELVEHLRRYKDDD
- the LOC100846427 gene encoding sm-like protein LSM7, which codes for MSGRKETVLDLAKFVDKGVQVKLTGGRQVTGTLKGYDQLLNLVLDEVIEFEREQDDPLKLSAKTRQLGLIVCRGTAVMLVSPTEGTEEINNPFQDADGAQT